A section of the Clostridium omnivorum genome encodes:
- a CDS encoding NADH peroxidase, with amino-acid sequence MKKFICTVCGYVHEGATPPEYCPICKAGADKFKEMTDELNFADEHRIGVADGCNDELLEGLRANFMGECTEVGMYLAMSRQADREGYPEVAEAYKRIALEEAEHASKFAELLGEVVVCDTKANLSARVEAEYGACEGKKKLATIAKQNNLDAIHDTVHEMCKDEARHGRAFKGLLDRYFSK; translated from the coding sequence ATGAAAAAATTTATTTGCACTGTATGTGGTTATGTTCATGAGGGAGCTACTCCACCAGAATATTGTCCCATTTGTAAAGCTGGTGCTGACAAGTTCAAAGAAATGACCGATGAGTTAAACTTCGCTGATGAGCATAGGATTGGCGTTGCCGATGGATGTAACGATGAGCTATTAGAAGGATTAAGAGCTAATTTCATGGGTGAATGTACTGAGGTTGGAATGTATCTCGCAATGTCTCGTCAGGCTGACCGTGAAGGTTATCCTGAAGTTGCAGAAGCTTACAAGAGAATAGCCTTAGAAGAAGCAGAGCATGCTTCAAAATTTGCTGAACTATTAGGTGAAGTTGTGGTTTGTGATACAAAGGCTAATTTATCTGCCAGAGTTGAAGCTGAATATGGTGCCTGTGAAGGTAAAAAGAAACTAGCAACAATTGCTAAGCAAAACAATCTAGATGCAATTCATGATACAGTTCATGAAATGTGCAAAGATGAAGCTAGACACGGTAGAGCCTTTAAAGGCCTACTTGATAGATATTTCAGCAAATAA
- a CDS encoding DUF1540 domain-containing protein: protein MQKIICSVTNCSHNNTGVCYSNRVDIGGATASTERGTVCGSFLNKYEYSSLTNNTNSSGPCDALTCNVISCKHNENKLCDLESIEVSGTEAHIYTETKCSSFDSKQTW, encoded by the coding sequence GTGCAAAAAATTATTTGTAGTGTAACAAATTGTTCTCATAATAATACTGGAGTCTGCTATTCAAATAGAGTAGATATTGGTGGAGCCACTGCATCCACCGAAAGAGGAACTGTATGCGGTTCATTTCTAAATAAATATGAATACAGCAGTTTAACTAACAATACAAATTCTTCAGGACCATGCGATGCTCTTACCTGCAATGTTATAAGCTGTAAACATAATGAAAATAAGCTTTGTGATCTAGAGTCAATTGAAGTATCTGGAACTGAGGCTCATATATACACTGAAACAAAATGCTCTAGCTTTGATTCTAAACAAACATGGTAA
- a CDS encoding cupin domain-containing protein: MYNNYNSYPCSYCAYGACPCPYYYNPNFMREFDEQYFPNEEEFDYDNSLDFSEEDSRLIELKDYGPEPFVINIDEATKRNRNYRTTLWTGKHLQLTLMSIKVGGDIGLEVHPAIDQFIRIEEGQGIVQMGPSKNNLNLRRRVSDGFAIFIPAGTWHNVINTGNRPLKLYSIYAPPQHPHGTVHETKEIAHGASRD, translated from the coding sequence ATGTACAATAATTATAATTCTTATCCATGTTCCTATTGTGCGTATGGAGCATGCCCATGTCCTTACTATTATAATCCAAACTTTATGAGAGAATTTGATGAACAGTATTTTCCAAACGAAGAGGAATTTGACTATGATAATTCATTAGATTTTTCTGAAGAGGATAGCAGACTAATTGAATTGAAGGATTATGGACCAGAGCCCTTTGTAATTAATATTGACGAGGCTACTAAGAGAAACAGAAATTATCGTACTACTTTATGGACAGGTAAGCATTTGCAGCTTACATTGATGAGTATCAAGGTTGGAGGAGACATAGGGCTAGAGGTTCATCCTGCAATTGATCAATTTATACGTATTGAAGAAGGTCAAGGAATTGTTCAAATGGGACCTAGTAAAAACAATCTAAATCTTAGAAGAAGAGTTTCAGATGGATTTGCTATATTTATACCTGCTGGTACTTGGCACAATGTAATCAATACTGGTAACAGACCTCTTAAATTATACTCTATTTATGCTCCACCTCAACATCCGCATGGCACTGTTCATGAGACTAAAGAAATAGCCCATGGTGCTTCAAGGGATTAA
- a CDS encoding M28 family metallopeptidase has translation MAMNSLREFELLKKIGFIRTSGSEEELKAANILLEEISSIGITGHLENFKVPTSKIKKASLKVIEPYEKEYEITPYNCSVSTPIGGITTDFVYIEDGLGANLVDIKGKLVLINKGPDPKLYKKLLAAGIAGYITMCGTAMDEEEKTDITIARMREKNTKYGKVPALFMRMKDCFHMVRNKASKVKVELITEDIELTSHNVVVTLEGSKYPDEIISFGAHYDSVPFSTGVYDNGAGSVIIMEMLRHFKENPPIRTLKFVWYGSEEVGLLGSQAYLKAHEEELKKHLLMINVDVAGSILGKESALVTAEQSLVDYIDHMAKIKGFPLKVEQNIYSSDSTAFADAGIPSVTFCRFAPTGGAFIHTRNDVIDFLSAEALEKTTLITKEFSELIVNSIVFPIEKKIPDNMRKELDKYFNKESKKEN, from the coding sequence ATGGCAATGAATAGTCTGAGAGAATTTGAACTTTTAAAGAAAATTGGATTCATACGAACTAGTGGTTCTGAAGAAGAGTTAAAAGCAGCGAATATTTTACTAGAAGAAATTTCTTCAATTGGAATCACCGGACACTTAGAAAATTTTAAAGTTCCTACATCTAAAATTAAAAAAGCTTCACTAAAAGTAATTGAGCCCTATGAAAAAGAATATGAGATTACACCATATAACTGCTCAGTTAGCACCCCTATAGGAGGCATTACTACAGATTTTGTATACATAGAAGATGGGCTAGGTGCTAATTTAGTTGACATCAAAGGGAAACTTGTACTTATAAACAAAGGACCTGATCCTAAGCTTTATAAAAAGCTCCTAGCAGCCGGAATAGCTGGTTATATAACAATGTGTGGAACTGCCATGGATGAAGAAGAAAAAACTGATATTACTATAGCTAGAATGCGTGAAAAGAATACGAAATATGGAAAAGTACCCGCTCTATTTATGAGAATGAAAGATTGTTTCCATATGGTTAGAAATAAAGCTTCTAAAGTAAAAGTAGAACTAATTACGGAAGATATAGAACTTACTTCTCATAACGTTGTTGTAACTCTAGAAGGTTCTAAATATCCAGACGAAATAATATCTTTTGGTGCTCATTATGACAGTGTTCCTTTCAGTACAGGTGTATATGACAATGGCGCTGGTTCAGTTATTATAATGGAAATGCTTAGACACTTTAAAGAAAATCCACCTATTAGAACGTTGAAATTTGTTTGGTATGGCTCTGAGGAAGTGGGTCTTCTTGGTAGCCAAGCTTATTTAAAGGCTCATGAGGAAGAATTGAAAAAACATCTTTTAATGATTAATGTAGATGTTGCAGGCTCCATTCTTGGAAAAGAAAGTGCCTTGGTAACAGCTGAGCAAAGCTTAGTTGATTATATTGATCACATGGCTAAAATTAAAGGCTTCCCTCTTAAAGTAGAACAGAATATATACTCAAGTGATTCCACAGCCTTTGCTGATGCAGGAATACCTTCTGTGACATTCTGTCGTTTTGCTCCCACTGGTGGAGCCTTCATCCACACTAGAAACGATGTTATTGATTTTTTAAGTGCTGAAGCATTAGAAAAAACCACCTTAATAACCAAAGAATTCAGCGAATTAATTGTAAACTCAATAGTATTTCCAATTGAAAAAAAGATTCCAGACAACATGAGAAAAGAATTAGATAAGTACTTTAATAAAGAATCCAAAAAAGAGAATTAG
- a CDS encoding MerR family transcriptional regulator, which yields MLYTVKEVAKLTGVTIKALHHYHKIGLLEPCEITESGYRHYGTKELERLQQILFYRELDFPLKDIKKALEDEPNRLECLDKQQKLLFARKQRLECLLRTIDESIVLGKKGEAMNKATMFKGLNKEEWEDALLEQSKYIKDKYGYDMPEVQEAQVNNMNEQATEAQKFMDYIRNALINGWKANDERIQEVLKNHITFLNNHGHNIDSKAFAAQTAFFVEDDFHRSMLENQQIGFSYYLYTAADMYAASNNQEL from the coding sequence ATGCTGTACACGGTGAAAGAAGTTGCAAAATTGACAGGAGTTACTATAAAAGCACTTCATCATTATCACAAAATAGGACTACTGGAACCCTGTGAGATTACGGAGTCTGGCTATCGGCACTATGGAACTAAAGAGCTTGAACGGTTGCAGCAGATATTATTCTATCGTGAGCTTGATTTTCCACTGAAAGATATCAAAAAAGCACTGGAGGATGAACCGAATCGATTAGAGTGTTTAGACAAACAACAGAAACTGCTCTTTGCGCGCAAGCAGAGGCTGGAATGTTTGCTAAGAACTATAGATGAATCGATTGTCCTTGGTAAGAAGGGAGAAGCTATGAATAAAGCTACAATGTTTAAAGGATTAAATAAAGAGGAGTGGGAAGACGCACTTTTAGAGCAAAGTAAATATATTAAAGATAAATATGGCTATGATATGCCGGAAGTGCAGGAAGCTCAAGTGAATAATATGAATGAACAAGCCACAGAGGCACAGAAATTTATGGATTATATAAGAAATGCCCTTATAAACGGATGGAAGGCTAATGACGAGAGAATACAAGAGGTATTGAAAAATCATATTACATTTTTAAATAACCACGGTCATAATATTGATTCAAAAGCATTTGCAGCTCAGACAGCCTTTTTTGTAGAAGATGATTTTCATAGAAGTATGCTTGAGAACCAGCAAATAGGGTTTTCTTATTACCTTTATACAGCTGCAGATATGTATGCAGCTTCAAATAATCAAGAGTTATAA
- a CDS encoding DUF2975 domain-containing protein, with translation MKENKYNSMSKFLIIVLNVLIIIGIITCISLILSTLASSDIGDSNRRHIVNCILVFIGTSSLIFILYSLRRILKSVIKEGPFNMSIVKNLKNIAISCFIITACYIINFFYNSQFKSFSLIDIGPTGVHTDAEFLIFFFAGCFVLLLSQIYKQAVEVKEENDFTV, from the coding sequence ATGAAAGAAAACAAATATAATTCTATGTCCAAATTTTTAATAATTGTATTAAATGTGCTTATTATTATAGGGATAATAACTTGTATAAGTTTAATTTTAAGTACATTAGCTTCAAGCGATATTGGGGACTCAAATAGAAGACATATTGTAAACTGCATATTAGTCTTTATTGGTACTTCTTCCTTGATATTTATACTTTACAGTCTTAGAAGGATATTAAAATCTGTTATAAAGGAAGGACCTTTTAATATGAGTATTGTGAAAAATTTGAAGAATATAGCTATAAGCTGCTTTATTATAACTGCTTGCTATATAATAAATTTCTTTTATAATAGTCAGTTTAAAAGCTTCAGTTTAATAGATATAGGCCCAACAGGCGTACACACTGATGCTGAATTTTTGATATTCTTCTTTGCAGGCTGCTTTGTTTTGTTGTTGTCTCAAATATATAAACAGGCTGTAGAAGTAAAAGAAGAAAATGATTTTACGGTTTAG
- a CDS encoding helix-turn-helix domain-containing protein, producing MAIIVNLDVMMAKRKISLNELAEKVGITNANLSILKTGKAKAIRFSTLEAICKELKCQPGDILEFRDE from the coding sequence ATGGCTATAATTGTAAACCTTGATGTAATGATGGCAAAGCGTAAAATATCTCTTAATGAACTTGCTGAAAAGGTTGGAATAACTAATGCTAATTTATCTATATTAAAAACTGGAAAGGCAAAAGCTATAAGGTTTTCTACCCTTGAAGCCATATGTAAGGAGCTTAAATGTCAGCCGGGAGATATTTTAGAGTTTAGAGATGAATAA
- a CDS encoding DUF4153 domain-containing protein — protein sequence MEVNKTLETKIKDGLYCMLFSLLLGWIFDKLFFDKSLGISYFLFIGACIVFFMWSIRDSLALSKSFGWFLLIPIALLSLSFAVHTNDIFSFFNFLAIPILMIASSILIMNPKLRWDKASFIIKMLRIGIVNVFNNVFKPFTILKASLKLKKSIQIKEGKKQILIGILVSLPLLIILIALLSSADMVFGYYLTNLTKIFDNIDIQKFVPHTIIILVIAFYLFGYVWGFKSEEKVINSDINTPAVSWEVVTIITVLVVLNILYLIFTIVQFSYLYGGANVKLPAGFTYAEYARKGFFELAAVTSINFIIVLSCLKYIKKDNTRLIKVANLLLTVLVIFTLNMLFSANFKLSLYEAAFGYTFLRVSVHLFMLLLFILCLFVAAGIWYSKIPIVKSIIVITIIMYTIINYINIDGFIARKNIERYNETGKLDAHYLTSLSFEAVPYMVELKDKSSINIKKIIDENLKYRKEILDKQKSWTEFNFSRNRTRKLLNQGN from the coding sequence ATGGAAGTAAATAAAACTTTAGAAACAAAAATTAAAGATGGACTATATTGTATGTTGTTCTCATTACTACTTGGATGGATATTTGACAAATTATTTTTTGACAAATCCTTAGGTATTTCCTACTTCTTATTTATAGGAGCATGTATAGTTTTTTTCATGTGGTCTATAAGGGATAGTTTAGCACTGTCAAAAAGCTTTGGCTGGTTTTTACTTATACCAATAGCCTTACTATCCCTTAGCTTTGCAGTTCATACTAATGATATATTTTCTTTTTTTAATTTTTTAGCAATTCCAATACTTATGATTGCAAGCTCCATTTTGATAATGAATCCAAAGCTTAGATGGGATAAAGCTAGCTTTATAATTAAAATGTTAAGAATAGGAATAGTAAATGTGTTTAATAATGTCTTTAAGCCATTTACGATATTAAAGGCTTCACTAAAATTAAAAAAATCTATTCAAATTAAAGAAGGAAAAAAGCAGATACTTATTGGTATACTTGTTTCTTTGCCTTTGCTTATAATCTTGATAGCACTATTAAGCTCTGCAGACATGGTTTTTGGCTACTATCTTACCAACCTAACAAAAATTTTTGATAATATAGACATTCAAAAATTTGTACCACATACCATAATTATTTTAGTTATAGCTTTCTATTTATTTGGTTATGTCTGGGGCTTTAAAAGTGAAGAAAAAGTCATTAATAGTGACATTAATACCCCTGCTGTAAGCTGGGAAGTTGTTACAATAATAACTGTGTTGGTTGTATTGAATATTCTGTATCTGATTTTTACCATAGTTCAATTTTCTTATCTTTATGGTGGAGCTAATGTAAAACTGCCAGCTGGTTTTACCTACGCAGAATATGCTAGAAAGGGCTTCTTTGAGCTAGCTGCTGTTACCTCTATCAATTTTATAATAGTACTAAGCTGCCTTAAATATATAAAAAAAGATAATACAAGGCTTATAAAAGTAGCTAATCTTCTTTTAACAGTGCTTGTAATATTTACATTAAATATGCTTTTTTCTGCTAATTTTAAGCTTTCTTTATATGAGGCTGCATTTGGATATACTTTTTTAAGGGTATCAGTGCATTTATTTATGTTACTGCTTTTCATACTGTGCCTATTCGTGGCTGCTGGTATTTGGTACAGTAAAATTCCTATAGTAAAAAGCATAATTGTGATAACAATAATTATGTATACTATAATTAACTATATCAATATTGACGGGTTTATAGCCAGGAAGAATATAGAGCGTTATAATGAAACTGGCAAGCTGGATGCCCATTATTTGACCTCATTATCCTTTGAAGCCGTTCCTTACATGGTTGAACTGAAGGATAAGAGCAGCATCAATATAAAAAAGATTATTGATGAAAATTTGAAATACAGAAAAGAAATACTTGATAAGCAAAAGTCATGGACTGAATTTAATTTTAGTAGAAACAGAACTAGAAAATTATTAAACCAGGGCAACTAG
- a CDS encoding DegV family protein, producing MNDNKIAILTDSCSDVPESLLERYHIYQLPLSINYKDKSYHDRIDITPEEVYENLEKEIPHTSLPSIGEIHEKIEEIVGDGYNQIIIPVISSGLSGTCKTIQMVCNEFNNIKTAVIDTKNIALASGFFSVYAAQLVEKNLSFEEIVTKMQNKIDSSHIYYSLQTLHYLIKGGRIGRVEGILGSILQIKPIISCDKDGIYYTVEKARGRKQSINKLMEIVQDKIKDKENYYLTICHGCAQEEADKVKEKMQPYIEKATLFMEGQISPALGVHTGPGLIGIGYFDLDD from the coding sequence ATGAATGATAATAAAATTGCAATACTGACAGATTCTTGCTCAGACGTGCCTGAGAGTTTACTGGAAAGATATCATATTTATCAATTGCCTCTTAGCATCAATTATAAAGACAAATCGTATCATGACAGAATCGATATTACACCTGAAGAAGTATATGAAAATCTTGAGAAAGAAATACCCCATACTAGTCTTCCGTCTATAGGAGAAATACATGAGAAAATAGAAGAAATAGTTGGAGATGGGTATAATCAAATCATTATTCCGGTTATCTCATCAGGGCTGAGTGGGACTTGCAAAACAATTCAGATGGTTTGTAATGAGTTTAATAATATAAAAACAGCAGTTATAGATACTAAAAATATTGCACTTGCCTCAGGCTTTTTTTCTGTTTATGCAGCACAATTAGTTGAAAAAAATTTAAGCTTTGAAGAAATTGTTACTAAGATGCAAAATAAAATTGATAGCTCACATATTTACTATAGTTTACAAACGCTGCACTATCTTATAAAGGGTGGAAGAATTGGACGTGTTGAGGGTATACTTGGCAGCATACTTCAAATCAAGCCAATCATTTCTTGTGACAAAGATGGAATTTATTATACAGTTGAAAAAGCTCGAGGAAGAAAACAAAGTATTAATAAATTAATGGAAATTGTACAGGATAAAATTAAGGATAAAGAAAATTATTATCTTACTATTTGCCATGGATGTGCTCAGGAAGAAGCTGATAAAGTAAAAGAAAAAATGCAGCCATATATTGAGAAAGCTACTCTATTCATGGAGGGACAAATTTCTCCAGCACTTGGTGTACATACGGGGCCTGGACTTATCGGAATTGGATATTTTGATTTAGATGATTAA
- a CDS encoding DUF1836 domain-containing protein — translation MEINLDLYEFSKTMSRVKLIRWDELPYFPIYCDQLLQIVNDELSFMQSDDKNEKLITKSMVNNYVKWGMIPKPVKKKYEKIHIASVIAITMLKQIMPISKITEGIQLQVNLQGDERAYNAFCEVFEESIRIVFLPILDELNPYVLQERKFEYDMLAISTITTALSSKLLTEKIIETKIKKNNNISRGEGETHE, via the coding sequence ATGGAAATAAATTTAGATTTATATGAATTTAGTAAGACAATGAGTAGAGTAAAGCTTATCAGGTGGGATGAGTTACCTTACTTTCCTATTTATTGTGATCAGCTTTTACAAATTGTGAATGATGAGCTATCTTTTATGCAAAGTGATGATAAAAATGAAAAGCTTATTACTAAAAGTATGGTTAATAATTATGTAAAGTGGGGAATGATCCCTAAACCTGTGAAGAAGAAGTATGAAAAAATACATATTGCATCTGTGATTGCAATAACTATGCTTAAGCAGATAATGCCCATTTCAAAAATTACTGAAGGAATTCAATTACAGGTTAATTTGCAAGGAGATGAAAGAGCATATAATGCCTTTTGTGAAGTATTTGAGGAATCTATTAGAATAGTATTTTTACCGATTCTAGATGAGCTAAATCCTTATGTATTACAGGAGAGAAAATTCGAATATGATATGCTGGCTATTTCTACAATTACTACAGCACTATCTAGCAAACTTTTAACTGAAAAAATCATAGAAACTAAAATCAAAAAGAATAACAATATTAGCAGGGGAGAAGGAGAAACTCATGAATGA
- a CDS encoding HPr family phosphocarrier protein, whose amino-acid sequence MISKEIVVANKTGIHARPASMFVKTATQFKSNITVTKDGKTANGKSLITILSLQLVKGSNITISADGADAAEAVDTLIKMVESKFGEE is encoded by the coding sequence ATGATATCGAAAGAAATAGTTGTAGCAAATAAAACAGGAATACATGCAAGACCAGCTTCTATGTTTGTAAAGACAGCTACACAGTTTAAATCTAATATAACAGTTACCAAAGATGGTAAAACAGCAAATGGAAAATCACTAATCACTATATTATCTTTGCAGTTAGTAAAGGGAAGTAATATTACGATTTCTGCAGATGGTGCCGATGCAGCCGAAGCTGTAGATACATTGATAAAAATGGTAGAATCAAAATTTGGTGAAGAATAA
- a CDS encoding PAS domain-containing sensor histidine kinase — protein sequence MESYKLQGNNNMQSEQEIIQNKQKELYETILNNIQEGIVVTNSNGNVISMNTSALRMHGFSCFEDYKHSRIYNKEDIECRTLDGALIPYSEYAISRARQGEQFSNYEMWVLNKSKNLKWIGSYNCNQIFNSDGTNKMSIITIRDVTEQKKQDEKILKMEREKNEALEKSMEMKDDFLSLISHEFRTPINVINSAIQAMEYICIDELTDNVKKYLSMIKLNILRQQRLVNNILDITRANAGRIKINKRNIDIVFLTKAIVESVNTFALQKGINVIFTTKVEKKIMGIDDEKYERILLNLLSNAIKFSEKDKFIYVNLQSIKEYICIEVEDNGIGIPHDKQNIIFERFGQVDSSLSRQAEGTGIGLSLVKKLVEALGGSITVKSEVGKGSTFTILIPSEKVIEEQNDQGKLDLLDSHLVHITKVEFSDIYLE from the coding sequence ATGGAAAGTTATAAGTTGCAAGGAAATAATAATATGCAATCAGAACAAGAGATAATACAAAATAAACAAAAAGAATTATATGAAACAATTTTAAATAATATACAAGAAGGTATCGTCGTTACTAATTCTAATGGTAATGTTATTAGCATGAATACTTCAGCGCTAAGAATGCACGGTTTTAGTTGCTTTGAGGACTATAAGCATTCAAGGATATATAATAAAGAAGATATTGAGTGCAGAACTCTTGATGGGGCTTTAATACCCTATTCAGAGTATGCTATCTCAAGAGCAAGACAAGGAGAGCAGTTTTCAAATTACGAGATGTGGGTGTTAAATAAAAGCAAGAATTTGAAATGGATAGGCAGCTATAATTGTAATCAAATCTTTAATTCAGATGGAACTAATAAAATGTCTATTATTACTATTAGGGATGTTACTGAACAAAAGAAACAAGATGAAAAAATATTAAAAATGGAACGTGAAAAAAATGAAGCGTTAGAAAAATCAATGGAAATGAAGGATGATTTTTTATCTTTAATCTCACATGAGTTTAGAACACCTATTAATGTCATTAATTCTGCTATTCAAGCAATGGAGTATATATGCATTGATGAACTGACCGACAATGTAAAAAAATATTTAAGTATGATAAAGCTTAATATATTAAGACAACAAAGGTTAGTTAATAATATATTAGATATTACAAGAGCTAATGCTGGAAGAATTAAAATCAATAAAAGGAACATAGACATTGTTTTTCTTACTAAAGCTATTGTAGAATCTGTAAACACATTTGCTTTACAAAAAGGTATAAATGTTATATTTACAACTAAAGTTGAGAAAAAAATAATGGGTATTGATGATGAGAAATATGAAAGGATACTTTTGAATCTCCTTTCAAATGCTATAAAATTTAGTGAAAAAGATAAATTTATATATGTTAACTTGCAATCTATAAAGGAATATATATGTATTGAAGTAGAGGATAATGGTATTGGAATACCACATGATAAGCAAAATATAATTTTCGAAAGGTTTGGACAAGTTGATAGTTCATTATCAAGACAAGCAGAGGGCACTGGAATTGGTTTATCATTGGTAAAAAAACTTGTTGAAGCATTAGGAGGCAGTATAACAGTTAAAAGTGAAGTAGGAAAAGGCAGCACTTTTACTATATTAATTCCAAGTGAAAAAGTAATTGAAGAGCAAAATGATCAAGGCAAATTAGATTTATTAGATAGTCATTTAGTTCATATAACAAAAGTTGAGTTTTCTGATATTTATTTAGAGTAG
- a CDS encoding manganese catalase family protein, with product MFKHDKKLLGDVKVDRPNPQFAVLMQEQLGGGNGELKAALQYISQSFRVKDEAIKDLFLDIGAEELSHMEMVAQTINLLNGHQVDYNTTQAGEIQTHVLSGLSPVLINSSGAPWTADYVTVTGDIVADLLSNIASEQRAKVVYEYLYRQINDKYVRNTIDFLLNREEAHNALFREALNRVKDTASNKDFGVTQDSKLYFDLSTPGRFFNNPDPTPVSFEAPSKQH from the coding sequence ATGTTTAAACATGACAAAAAACTTTTAGGTGATGTTAAAGTAGATAGGCCAAACCCTCAATTTGCAGTTTTAATGCAGGAGCAGCTTGGTGGTGGAAATGGTGAATTAAAAGCTGCCCTGCAATATATATCACAAAGTTTTCGTGTAAAAGATGAAGCTATAAAAGATTTATTTCTAGACATCGGAGCTGAAGAATTAAGCCATATGGAAATGGTAGCACAAACAATAAATTTACTTAATGGTCATCAAGTTGATTATAATACTACTCAAGCTGGAGAAATTCAAACCCATGTTCTTTCAGGATTAAGTCCAGTACTCATAAACTCTTCTGGTGCGCCTTGGACTGCGGACTATGTCACAGTTACAGGTGATATTGTAGCGGATTTATTGTCAAACATCGCTTCAGAACAAAGGGCTAAAGTTGTTTATGAATATTTATATAGACAAATAAACGATAAGTATGTAAGAAACACTATAGATTTCTTATTAAATCGTGAAGAAGCTCATAATGCATTATTTAGAGAAGCATTAAATAGAGTTAAAGATACAGCCTCAAATAAAGACTTTGGAGTAACTCAAGATTCTAAGCTATATTTTGATTTATCAACACCTGGAAGATTCTTTAATAACCCGGACCCAACTCCAGTAAGCTTCGAAGCTCCTTCAAAACAACACTAA
- a CDS encoding ADP-ribosylglycohydrolase family protein, producing the protein MLGAIIGDIIGSVYEWNNIKTKNFQLFSPGCFFTDDTVMTIAIAEGLMNGGSAEALIKAMKKYGRMYPNAGYGVHFGGWLVSDDVHPYNSWGNGSAMRVSPVAWLFDTLPEVEKYAEISAAVTHNHPEGIKGAQAVAAAIFLARKGKSKVEIKAYIESKYGYNLRRTLDEIRPRYRFNESCEETVPEAITAFLESIDFEDAIRNAISLGGDSDTLAAITGSIAEAAYNIPKEIKQKALNFLDEHILETYQQFCDSILI; encoded by the coding sequence ATGTTAGGTGCAATTATTGGAGATATAATTGGCTCAGTTTATGAGTGGAATAACATAAAGACAAAGAATTTTCAACTCTTCAGTCCAGGGTGTTTTTTTACCGATGATACAGTGATGACCATAGCAATTGCAGAAGGATTGATGAATGGAGGAAGCGCTGAAGCATTAATCAAAGCAATGAAAAAGTATGGTCGTATGTACCCTAACGCTGGATATGGGGTACATTTTGGTGGTTGGCTAGTTTCTGATGACGTTCATCCATATAACAGCTGGGGTAACGGGTCAGCTATGCGAGTTTCACCTGTGGCTTGGTTGTTCGATACTCTCCCAGAGGTAGAGAAATATGCTGAAATTAGTGCAGCTGTAACTCATAACCATCCTGAAGGAATTAAAGGCGCACAGGCAGTTGCTGCAGCCATTTTTCTAGCCAGAAAAGGAAAGTCAAAGGTTGAGATAAAGGCTTATATTGAGAGTAAATACGGCTACAATCTGAGACGTACTCTTGATGAGATACGTCCTAGATACCGCTTTAATGAGAGTTGTGAGGAAACTGTGCCAGAAGCTATCACAGCTTTTCTCGAAAGTATAGATTTTGAGGATGCAATAAGAAATGCTATTTCACTTGGCGGAGACAGTGACACCCTTGCTGCAATAACTGGAAGTATAGCTGAAGCAGCGTATAATATTCCTAAAGAAATAAAGCAAAAGGCTTTGAATTTTCTTGATGAGCACATACTTGAAACTTATCAGCAATTTTGTGATAGTATCCTAATATAA